In a genomic window of Pelecanus crispus isolate bPelCri1 chromosome 1, bPelCri1.pri, whole genome shotgun sequence:
- the LOC104026907 gene encoding uncharacterized protein LOC104026907 yields the protein MGDTQKGKLHQESPVRAELHLFPFRKLKRYTLQDADQRQDHKQDLETENEVETSFGKRPGMVTPCGMEVWECENSGGAHISKVILAGDKPDPLMCGNGAIWIQEVREKTYKCPECGKSFSRSSYLSQHQRIHLAEKPFSCSECGKSFTRNSDLIKHQRIHTGEKPYQCNECEKTFSQRSNVIRHQRTHTGERHYQCNECGKSFSQNSHLIVHQRSHKGEKPFNCLRCEKSFSDRSSLIIHRRVHTGEKPHKCQECGKRFRDSSAIIRHQRIHTGEKPYKCTECGKTFRQSSSLVTHMRTHTGEKPYKCPVCGKGFSQSSALTTHRRIHRAKALPMYHAGLLPSPYQCAECGRRCSDRSTLAKHQTTHTEERPYICMECGDSFRRSSALNVHLRIHRGERPYKCEECGKTFRHSSALGAHLRIHAGTKPYKCGECGKSFRKSSTLKVHLKIHIAKKPYKCTVGRRMLTSRSLLP from the coding sequence ATGGGTGACACACAGAAGGGCAAGCTTCATCAGGAGAGTCCTGTGAGAGCTGAACTGCATCTGTTCCCcttcagaaagctgaagagaTATACCCTCCAGGATGCCGATCAAAGACAGGACCACAAGCAGGACCTGGAGACAGAAAATGAGGTGGAGACGTCTTTTGGAAAGAGACCGGGAATGGTAACTCCCTGTGGGATGGAAGTCTGGGAGTGTGAGAACAGTGGTGGAGCCCACATCAGCAAGGTTATTCTTGCTGGGGACAAGCCAGACCCACTCATGTGTGGGAATGGTGCCATTTGGATTCAGGAGGTGCGAGAGAAAACCTACAAGTGTCCCGAGTGTGGGAAGAGCTTCAGCCGGAGCTCATACCTGAGCCAGCACCAGAGGATCCACCTGGCAGAGAAACCCTTCAGCTGCTCCGAATGTGGGAAGAGTTTCACCCGCAACTCAGACCTGATCAAACACCAGCGGATCCACACCGGTGAGAAGCCCTATCAGTGCAACGAGTGTGAGAAGACCTTCAGCCAGAGGTCCAATGTGATCAGGCACCAGCGGACGCACACGGGAGAGAGACACTACCAGTGCAACGAATGCGGGAAGAGCTTCAGCCAGAACTCGCATCTCATTGTCCACCAGCGAAGCCATAAGGGTGAGAAACCCTTTAACTGTCTGCGGTGTGAGAAAAGCTTCAGCGACCGTTCCTCCCTGATCATACACCGGAGAGTCCACACCGGAGAGAAGCCCCACAAGTGCCAGGAGTGCGGGAAGCGTTTCCGGGACAGCTCAGCCATCATTCGACATCAGAGGATTCACACGGGAGAGAAACCGTACAAGTGCACCGAGTGTGGGAAAACCTTCCGGCAGAGCTCCTCGCTGGTGACCCACATGCGAACACACACAGGTGAGAAGCCCTACAAGTGCCCTGTGTGCGGGAAGGGCTTTAGCCAGAGCTCGGCGCTCACCACTCATCGACGGATCCACAGGGCGAAGGCCTTGCCCATGTACCATGCTggcctcctgcccagcccctaCCAGTGCGCTGAGTGTGGTCGGAGGTGCAGCGACCGCTCCACTCTGGCCAAGCACCAGACCACGCACACCGAGGAACGGCCGTACATCTGCATGGAGTGCGGGGACAGCTTCCGTCGGAGCTCGGCTCTCAATGTGCACCTGAGGATCCACCGCGGGGAGAGACCCTACAAGTGCGAGGAGTGCGGAAAAACATTCAGGCACAGCTCAGCCCTTGGTGCCCACCTGAGGATCCATGCAGGAACAAAGCCCTACAAGTGTGGCGAGTGTGGGAAAAGTTTCCGGAAAAGCTCGACGCTTAAAGTGCATTTGAAAATCCACATAGCCAAGAAACCTTATAAATGTACGGTAGGCAGGAGAATGCTCACTTCCCGCTCACTTCTGCCATAG